The Gordonia mangrovi genome includes the window GCGTTGGCCGTCCACCTCGTGCGGCCCGGTCCAGCCCTTCGGGGTGCGCAACACGATGGCCGGCCACCGGGTGGCCTTGCTGGGTTCGCCCGCCCGGGCTGCCGCCCGGATCTCCCGGATCGTACTGTGGCTGTGATCGATTGCGGCTTTCAGATCGCTGAACACCTCGCGCGGGTCGTCGCCCTCCACGAACACCGGAGACCACCCCTGACCGCCGAGGAAATCGGCGATATCGGCGTCGGGACTGCGGCCGAACACGGTGGGGCCGGCGATCTTCGCATCGTTGAGATGCAGGATGGGCAGCACCGCGCCGTCGCGTTCGGCGTTCAGGAAGGCAGGCAGCTTCCACGACCCGGCCAGCGGCCCGGTCTCGGCCTCGCCGTCGCCGATGACGCAGGCCACGACGAGATCGGGATGGTCGAAGGCGGCGCCGGCGGCGTGGGCCAGGGCGTAGCCGAGCTCCCCGCCCTCGTGGATGCTGCCGGGTGTCGGCACGCTCACGTGGCTGGGAATTCCTCCCGGAGTGGAGAACTGACGGCAGAGCCGACGCACTCCGCGCTCATCTCGGCCGACCTGGGGATAGAACTCGGTGTAGGTGCCCTCGAGGTAGGTGTTGGCGACCAGCGCCGGTCCGCCGTGTCCGGGCCCGGTGATGTAGAGCCAGTGCGAGTCGGTCTCGCGGATCACCCGATTGAGGACCGTGTAGATCGCCGAGAGGCCCGGGCCGGTTCCCCAGTGCCCGAGCAGCCGCGGTTTGATGTGGTCGACGGTGAGCGGCTGGCGCAGTAACACGTTGTCCTGCAGGTAGATCTGCGCCGCGGTGAGGTAGTTGGCCGCATCCCACCAGCGCAGATCGGCGGACAGGTCGGCATCGTCGTAGGTCTGGTCGGCGGTTCGGGCTGTGGTCATCAGGACCCCTTCGTCGCGCTGTCGGACGTGGCCTCGTTCCCTTGACGGCTCCATGGTGCCAGACGCCTCCGAGCGCGAAGACCGATCGCGGTCTCCTACCCGGGCAACCGGTACTCCTGCCGCGGCCGCCCGGTGCTGCCGTACTGCAACGACATGGTGAGTCGCCCGGTGTTCACCAGGTGCGCGAGATGTCGGCGCGCCGTGGCCGGTGACACCCCGACCGCCGACGACACCTGGTCGGCGAACAACGGTCCGTGCGATTCGGCGAACATCTCCAGGATGCGGTGTTCGGTGGGAGACGCGGCATCGGCGCGGTCCGAGGCGCGGGTGCCGAATCGCATCGCCGACAACGCGGTGTCGACCCTATGCTGGTCGACGACGTCGGCGGCGAGGACACGGCGGTACTGGGCGTAGCCCGCGAGACGACGAGCCAGTTCGGTGTCGTCGAACGGTTTGATCAGGTAGGCCAACGCGCCCGCCCGCATCGCGGCGCGCACCGCACGTGCATCGGTCTCCGCACCGACGATGAAGCTGTCGCACGGCAGTTCGGCGACCAGGTCGATGCCCGACCCATCCGGGAGGTAGACGTCGAGCAGGACGAGATCGATGGCGCTGCCGTAGTTGGCCAGGGCTGCGTGAGTCGCCGCGACACTGCCGGCCCGGTCGATCACCCGGAACCCGCGGACCGCCTCGACGATGCTCGCGTGCAAGGTCGCCACCCGGAAGTCGTCGTCGACGATGAGTACACCCAGCTCGTTGGTCATCGGATTGCATCGCTCCCATCGTTGGTCACCTCGGCGGCGTCGAACACCTCGCGCAGTCGGGCCACCGGTAGCGCACCGCCGCCGTCGTCACCGGGATCGGCGACCCAGATGTCGCCGCCGCCACGTCGGGCCATCTGCCGTGACAGCGCCAGACC containing:
- a CDS encoding response regulator, translating into MTNELGVLIVDDDFRVATLHASIVEAVRGFRVIDRAGSVAATHAALANYGSAIDLVLLDVYLPDGSGIDLVAELPCDSFIVGAETDARAVRAAMRAGALAYLIKPFDDTELARRLAGYAQYRRVLAADVVDQHRVDTALSAMRFGTRASDRADAASPTEHRILEMFAESHGPLFADQVSSAVGVSPATARRHLAHLVNTGRLTMSLQYGSTGRPRQEYRLPG